A window from Vibrio cortegadensis encodes these proteins:
- a CDS encoding glucosaminidase domain-containing protein, whose translation MRKKIGLAAVSLIAGCSLFIAQQNRVEVEEQKAQAERANKNSKSDISLSYLPSGLPDFAALSNAKEKKEAFFDFMRPGVMIENSRIEKERTFLTTLGKGVAEGEVDSEQLDYAQRLGKLYSYPVTKSSVNQKWLDEMLLRVNVLPEALVLTQAANESAWGTSRFATSANNFFGQWCYTKGCGVVPLKRSGEATHEVAKFSSVQESIHRYFMNVNRNAAYKELRIIRADRLEKGENLLSEQTATALTNGLLKYSERGQSYVDDLQAMIRHNKSFWSQ comes from the coding sequence ATGCGTAAAAAAATTGGCTTGGCTGCCGTTAGCCTTATTGCAGGTTGTAGCCTGTTTATCGCCCAACAAAATAGAGTTGAAGTCGAGGAACAAAAAGCTCAAGCAGAGAGAGCAAACAAAAACTCAAAAAGTGATATTTCATTATCGTATCTTCCGTCAGGGCTCCCGGATTTCGCAGCATTGAGCAATGCTAAAGAGAAGAAAGAGGCGTTTTTTGATTTTATGCGACCTGGTGTCATGATCGAAAATAGTCGCATTGAAAAAGAACGTACCTTTTTGACAACCTTAGGAAAAGGCGTTGCAGAAGGTGAGGTAGATTCTGAACAACTTGATTACGCTCAACGTTTAGGGAAACTATATAGTTACCCTGTCACTAAATCCAGCGTCAATCAAAAATGGTTAGATGAGATGCTACTTAGAGTCAACGTTCTTCCTGAAGCATTAGTATTAACGCAAGCAGCTAATGAGTCGGCATGGGGAACCTCTCGTTTCGCCACTAGCGCAAACAACTTCTTTGGACAATGGTGTTACACAAAAGGTTGTGGCGTTGTGCCTTTAAAACGCTCAGGAGAGGCTACGCACGAAGTAGCAAAGTTCAGCTCGGTACAAGAGTCTATTCACCGATACTTTATGAATGTGAATCGAAATGCAGCTTATAAAGAGTTACGTATAATACGCGCAGATCGTTTGGAAAAAGGAGAGAACTTACTTTCGGAGCAAACAGCAACCGCACTGACTAATGGTTTACTTAAATACTCGGAAAGAGGCCAAAGTTATGTTGATGATTTACAAGCGATGATCCGTCACAACAAATCGTTTTGGTCACAATAG
- a CDS encoding DUF2987 domain-containing protein, whose amino-acid sequence MKKLPLALIGLFLGISVSTAHAQEYMFTYSKLYSQIKNNNKEGHDDVKVGVFFVDADTKKICTIDKAWMEKEEHYEEFVIPSSNELPIPFDMNLKSANPLVFVQTEESVQCDYSLVVMTKKPLEGRVNYAQVEQLLPQMQVMLEDLGGMFASWFTPEVQGLTLEFSNNINGHINVSNGKVIPIENGKAAITLNDIPQDGYLTLPQETLRVLPYLPSATQE is encoded by the coding sequence ATGAAAAAATTACCGCTCGCACTAATTGGATTGTTTCTTGGAATATCTGTCAGTACCGCTCACGCTCAAGAGTACATGTTTACTTATTCAAAGCTTTATAGCCAAATAAAGAATAATAATAAAGAGGGGCATGACGATGTTAAAGTCGGAGTGTTCTTTGTTGATGCTGATACAAAGAAAATCTGTACGATTGACAAAGCTTGGATGGAGAAAGAAGAGCATTATGAAGAGTTCGTCATTCCAAGTTCGAATGAATTACCGATCCCTTTTGATATGAACTTGAAATCAGCTAATCCATTAGTTTTCGTACAGACAGAGGAAAGTGTTCAGTGCGATTATTCATTGGTTGTGATGACTAAGAAACCGCTAGAAGGCCGAGTTAATTACGCGCAAGTTGAACAATTATTACCTCAAATGCAAGTGATGCTTGAAGACTTAGGCGGCATGTTTGCCAGTTGGTTTACGCCGGAAGTTCAAGGGTTAACACTTGAATTCTCAAACAACATTAATGGTCATATCAACGTATCAAATGGAAAAGTGATTCCTATTGAAAACGGAAAAGCGGCTATTACGTTGAATGATATTCCACAAGATGGCTATTTGACTTTGCCTCAAGAGACCTTGCGTGTGCTTCCTTATTTACCCTCAGCGACACAAGAATAA
- the ttcA gene encoding tRNA 2-thiocytidine(32) synthetase TtcA → MNQTDSQKDNVEFNKLEKRLRRNVGNAIIDYNMIEENDVVMACISGGKDSFAMLDILLRLQKAAPVKFNVVAVNLDQKQPGFPEHVLPEYFESLGIDYYIVDKDTYSVVKEKIEEGKTTCGLCSRLRRGTLYSFAEKIGATKIALGHHLDDIVETMFLNMFHGARLKAMPPKLRSDDGRNVVIRPLTYCREKDLIQYAEHQQFPIIPCNLCGSQENLQRQSIKAMLIDWDKKTPGRVNQIFKSLQNISPSQLADKELFDFVNLPLDRSTEKPEYLFNEETISSTNIDESMYINVANI, encoded by the coding sequence ATGAATCAAACAGATAGCCAAAAAGATAACGTAGAATTTAACAAACTTGAGAAGCGTTTACGCCGTAATGTAGGTAATGCGATCATCGACTACAACATGATTGAAGAAAATGACGTTGTAATGGCATGCATTAGTGGTGGTAAAGATTCATTTGCGATGTTGGATATTTTGCTAAGACTTCAAAAAGCAGCTCCAGTGAAGTTTAACGTTGTTGCGGTGAATTTAGACCAAAAACAGCCAGGCTTCCCTGAGCATGTTTTGCCTGAATATTTCGAGAGTCTTGGTATTGATTACTATATTGTCGACAAAGATACTTACTCCGTTGTAAAAGAGAAAATCGAAGAAGGCAAAACGACATGTGGACTTTGTTCTCGTTTACGTCGTGGTACTCTTTATTCATTTGCAGAGAAAATTGGCGCGACTAAAATTGCATTAGGTCACCATCTAGATGACATCGTTGAAACTATGTTCTTAAACATGTTCCATGGTGCTCGTTTAAAAGCGATGCCACCTAAGCTTCGTTCAGATGATGGTCGTAACGTTGTTATTCGCCCTTTGACCTACTGCCGAGAAAAAGACTTAATTCAGTACGCAGAGCACCAACAGTTTCCGATTATTCCTTGCAACCTTTGTGGCTCACAAGAAAATCTTCAACGTCAAAGCATTAAAGCGATGCTTATTGATTGGGATAAGAAAACACCTGGCCGAGTTAATCAGATTTTCAAATCTCTACAAAACATTAGCCCAAGCCAGCTAGCGGATAAAGAGCTGTTCGATTTTGTGAATTTACCTCTTGATCGTAGCACTGAAAAACCAGAGTACCTATTTAACGAAGAGACTATTTCTTCAACGAATATTGACGAATCTATGTATATCAATGTTGCTAATATCTAG
- the uspE gene encoding universal stress protein UspE, which yields MSIYNKILVVADINHDAQPALARAMQLARKSKSKSHVQFFLSIYDFSYEMTSMLSVDERDAMRRGVIHQREQWMTKVAAQYIDDSIEFSVKVVWHNRPYEAIIAEVFGGGHDILIKGTRKHDILESVIFTPTDWHLLRKAPCPVLLIKNSDWPDNPNILASVHVGSENDTHLDLNDCMVEQVKNLSERLGATPYLVNAYPVTPANITIELPEFDPATYTDAVRGHHLTSMKALRQKHGIDEEFTVVEQGLPEDIIPETASKLNAAMVILGTTGRTGLSAVFIGNTAEHVIDKINCDVLALKPKGYVSPLDPSQTA from the coding sequence ATGAGTATTTACAATAAAATCTTAGTTGTTGCTGACATTAATCATGATGCGCAGCCTGCCCTTGCCAGAGCGATGCAGCTTGCTCGGAAAAGTAAATCCAAAAGTCATGTTCAGTTCTTCCTGTCTATTTATGATTTTTCATATGAGATGACATCGATGCTTTCTGTGGATGAGCGTGATGCAATGCGACGTGGCGTGATCCATCAACGTGAACAGTGGATGACAAAAGTTGCTGCGCAATATATTGATGACTCAATAGAGTTTTCCGTCAAAGTGGTTTGGCACAATAGGCCTTATGAAGCCATTATTGCGGAAGTGTTCGGTGGTGGTCATGACATTTTGATTAAAGGGACGCGTAAGCACGATATTCTAGAATCTGTTATTTTCACTCCTACTGATTGGCACTTATTGCGCAAAGCGCCGTGCCCTGTCTTGCTGATTAAAAACTCTGATTGGCCTGACAACCCCAACATTCTTGCATCGGTTCACGTTGGTTCAGAAAATGATACTCACCTTGATCTCAATGATTGCATGGTTGAGCAGGTCAAGAATTTGAGTGAGCGATTGGGTGCTACGCCCTACTTGGTGAATGCTTACCCAGTCACGCCAGCAAATATCACTATCGAGCTGCCTGAATTCGACCCTGCAACCTACACCGATGCTGTGCGTGGGCATCACTTAACATCGATGAAAGCCTTAAGACAGAAGCATGGCATTGACGAAGAGTTCACCGTTGTAGAGCAAGGGTTACCTGAAGACATCATTCCTGAAACGGCGAGCAAATTGAATGCCGCAATGGTTATTTTAGGAACAACGGGAAGAACGGGACTCTCTGCTGTATTTATCGGTAACACCGCAGAGCATGTGATCGATAAGATAAATTGTGATGTTCTTGCGTTAAAACCAAAAGGTTATGTTAGCCCTTTAGATCCTAGCCAAACCGCGTAA
- a CDS encoding FNR family transcription factor: protein MISEKPATKRIQSGGCAIHCQDCSISQLCIPFTLNESELDQLDQIIERKKPIQKSQELFKAGDELKSLYAIRSGTIKSYTITEQGDEQITAFHLAGDLVGFDAITDDAHPSFAQALETSMVCEIPYEILDDLSGKMPKLRQQIMRLMSNEIKGDQEMILLLSKKNAEERLAAFLYNLSTRFSQRGFSPREFRLTMTRGDIGNYLGLTVETISRLLGRFQKSDILSVKGKYITIIDHDALMELAGVSKE from the coding sequence ATGATTTCTGAAAAACCTGCGACGAAACGTATTCAGTCTGGTGGATGTGCAATTCACTGTCAGGATTGCAGTATTAGTCAGCTGTGTATTCCGTTTACACTGAATGAATCAGAACTTGATCAACTTGATCAAATTATTGAACGCAAGAAACCAATTCAGAAAAGCCAAGAGCTTTTTAAAGCTGGGGATGAGCTTAAATCGTTGTACGCAATACGCTCGGGTACAATCAAAAGCTATACGATAACTGAGCAAGGTGATGAACAAATCACTGCTTTTCATTTAGCTGGCGATTTGGTCGGTTTCGACGCAATCACTGATGATGCGCACCCAAGTTTTGCTCAAGCTCTAGAAACATCGATGGTTTGTGAAATCCCATACGAAATTCTAGATGATCTATCAGGTAAAATGCCTAAGTTGCGCCAACAGATCATGCGACTCATGAGTAACGAGATTAAAGGTGATCAAGAAATGATTTTGCTTCTTTCTAAAAAGAATGCAGAAGAGCGTCTTGCCGCTTTCCTTTACAATCTTTCTACTCGTTTCTCTCAACGTGGCTTTAGCCCACGAGAGTTTCGCTTAACAATGACTCGCGGTGATATTGGTAACTACCTTGGCTTGACCGTTGAAACCATTAGCCGCCTGCTTGGACGCTTCCAAAAGTCGGATATTTTAAGTGTTAAAGGTAAGTACATTACGATCATCGATCATGATGCTTTGATGGAACTTGCTGGTGTTTCAAAAGAGTAA
- a CDS encoding sulfite exporter TauE/SafE family protein, which translates to MAPDWLAAFAIGLIGAGHCMGMCGGIASMLSISSNNSSHRFTIPIFYNIGRLLSYTLIGALIGGTVSSLTNLTDINHGLVWLRFLAAIFMILLAFYIGRWWHGLLVIEKLGQKLWKFISPAGKSLLPLKSSVHALPFGFIWGWLPCGLVYSTLTWSAVSGSAFDGAIIMLSFGLGTLPAMLLVGIGASYLKTIQQSPTFRNVGALMILAYGLYTAINTINILAFTV; encoded by the coding sequence ATGGCGCCTGATTGGCTTGCTGCTTTTGCTATCGGTTTGATTGGTGCTGGTCATTGTATGGGGATGTGCGGTGGTATAGCTTCCATGCTGTCGATATCCAGTAATAATTCTTCACATCGATTCACAATTCCCATTTTTTATAATATTGGCCGTTTGCTCAGTTACACCCTTATCGGAGCTCTAATTGGCGGGACGGTATCTAGCCTAACCAATTTAACGGATATCAATCATGGGCTAGTTTGGTTAAGATTTTTAGCCGCGATTTTCATGATTTTGTTGGCCTTTTATATCGGTCGTTGGTGGCATGGGCTATTGGTGATTGAGAAGTTGGGCCAAAAATTATGGAAATTCATCTCCCCTGCAGGTAAGTCATTGTTGCCATTGAAGTCTTCGGTGCATGCACTGCCGTTTGGCTTTATATGGGGTTGGCTACCTTGTGGGTTGGTTTATTCAACTCTTACTTGGTCTGCGGTGTCTGGGAGTGCCTTTGATGGCGCTATCATCATGCTCTCTTTTGGACTGGGTACTTTACCTGCGATGTTGCTCGTCGGTATTGGGGCGTCTTACCTTAAAACTATTCAGCAATCCCCTACTTTCCGCAATGTTGGTGCCTTAATGATCCTAGCTTACGGGCTGTATACTGCTATTAATACTATCAATATCCTCGCGTTTACCGTATGA
- the ccoS gene encoding cbb3-type cytochrome oxidase assembly protein CcoS: MESLYILIPIAIVLVCIAVAIFLWAVKSEQFEDLERQGHSILFDEDLPKTKEESKKLDEVASNHPGSGDKNGA, from the coding sequence ATGGAAAGCCTTTATATTCTTATCCCCATAGCCATCGTTTTGGTTTGTATCGCCGTTGCTATTTTTCTTTGGGCGGTGAAAAGCGAACAATTCGAAGACTTAGAGCGTCAGGGGCACAGTATTTTATTTGACGAAGATTTACCAAAAACGAAAGAGGAATCAAAAAAACTAGACGAAGTAGCGTCAAACCATCCAGGATCAGGAGATAAAAATGGCGCCTGA
- a CDS encoding heavy metal translocating P-type ATPase has product MCKSCYHCGEEVPANTDFQVEILGENREMCCPGCETVAQTIVESGLESYYQYRTAPAEKADLVPEQLRALIHYDNEDVQSEFVRNSENSAEVTLSLEGVSCAACAWLIEKQVSSQAGVFSIRVNTTTNRAILGWDKTQTRLSELLGVIHRLGYKAAPFEADKQEAAYHEAMKQYLYRLGIAGLATMQVMMLAVALYLEVFGDLEPEFKHYFRWVSLIFATPVLLYSALPFYTNAWRSIRARTLGMDVPVSIALIFAYVASLIATVTEQGEVFFESISMFTFFLLVGRYLEMRARRKAAAASGNLLKLIPAIATTLDGDQVPVRTLKLGDQIRVRPGEHIPADGVILSGRVHINESMLTGESLPVVKKVGSTVFAGTLNGDESFELEVTSSKADSMISNIVRLQDEAQMSKPQIAQIADVVARYFVAILLVIAGCTWLYWHQSKPEDAFWIMLAVLVATCPCALSLATPTAITCATSRMGNFGILLRKGHVFETLCKVNHLVIDKTGTLTKGDVVISKIDVLAEIDEASCLSLAAALESHANHPIAKAFREYSDNEVSLSDVNNIIGSGIIGHYNGSELKIGSALFVLNKQQTVQSNCVYLSMNGKHIATFHYSDPIRKESVNFIKKFAQAGIKTTLLTGDSYANAKLVADEIGINEVISDAKPEDKLSFLNHLNDGQITMMVGDGINDAPTLAGAHLSVAMGGGTDVAKASADMVLLGDRLDRLLEARTLALKTRKIIRENLAWSLGYNLLILPLAVSGLVAPYIAVVGMSASSIIVVSNSLRLLKDQGK; this is encoded by the coding sequence ATGTGCAAATCGTGTTACCACTGTGGTGAAGAAGTACCAGCCAACACGGACTTTCAAGTTGAAATTTTAGGTGAAAATAGGGAGATGTGTTGCCCTGGTTGTGAAACCGTCGCCCAAACCATTGTCGAAAGTGGACTTGAATCGTACTATCAATATCGTACTGCTCCAGCTGAAAAGGCTGATCTTGTACCGGAACAATTACGCGCCCTAATTCATTATGACAATGAAGACGTGCAGTCTGAGTTTGTTCGTAATTCAGAAAATAGTGCAGAAGTCACTCTCTCTTTAGAAGGCGTGTCTTGTGCCGCTTGTGCTTGGCTGATTGAAAAGCAGGTCTCTTCTCAAGCGGGCGTATTTTCAATTCGTGTGAATACTACAACCAACCGTGCAATTCTCGGTTGGGATAAAACTCAAACTCGATTGAGTGAACTTTTAGGTGTTATCCATCGCTTAGGATATAAGGCTGCACCTTTTGAAGCGGATAAACAAGAAGCCGCGTACCACGAGGCGATGAAGCAATACCTCTATCGTTTAGGGATTGCTGGCCTTGCAACAATGCAAGTGATGATGCTTGCCGTTGCGCTCTACTTAGAAGTCTTTGGTGATCTTGAGCCGGAGTTCAAGCATTACTTCCGTTGGGTCAGCTTAATATTCGCGACACCTGTACTCCTCTACTCTGCGCTTCCTTTCTATACCAACGCATGGCGTAGCATTCGTGCTCGAACGCTTGGTATGGATGTTCCCGTATCTATCGCGCTTATTTTTGCTTATGTCGCTAGCCTTATCGCAACGGTGACTGAGCAAGGTGAAGTATTCTTTGAATCAATTTCAATGTTCACTTTCTTCTTATTAGTGGGCAGATATTTGGAAATGCGAGCGAGACGCAAAGCTGCTGCGGCAAGTGGAAATTTACTTAAATTAATCCCTGCCATTGCAACGACGTTAGATGGAGATCAAGTACCAGTCAGAACGCTGAAACTAGGAGACCAAATACGTGTACGGCCTGGCGAACATATTCCTGCTGATGGGGTCATTTTATCTGGCCGCGTTCACATTAATGAATCCATGCTGACCGGTGAGTCACTCCCTGTTGTTAAAAAGGTTGGTTCAACCGTATTTGCTGGAACATTAAATGGTGATGAATCATTCGAACTAGAAGTGACTTCATCGAAAGCAGATTCAATGATTTCGAATATTGTTCGTCTTCAAGATGAAGCGCAGATGTCAAAACCACAAATTGCTCAAATTGCAGATGTAGTCGCGCGTTATTTTGTCGCTATTTTATTAGTTATTGCTGGCTGTACTTGGCTGTATTGGCACCAGTCTAAACCTGAAGATGCATTTTGGATCATGCTAGCAGTATTAGTGGCAACCTGCCCTTGCGCACTATCTCTTGCTACGCCAACCGCTATTACTTGTGCGACTTCTCGCATGGGTAACTTTGGTATTCTTCTACGTAAAGGTCATGTGTTTGAAACTTTGTGTAAAGTGAATCATTTAGTGATTGATAAAACAGGTACTTTGACTAAAGGTGACGTTGTCATAAGTAAAATCGACGTTCTTGCTGAGATTGATGAAGCATCCTGCTTGTCTCTTGCTGCTGCTCTTGAAAGCCATGCTAACCACCCGATAGCCAAAGCATTTAGAGAATATAGCGACAATGAGGTTTCGCTCTCTGATGTAAATAATATTATCGGCTCTGGGATTATTGGTCATTATAACGGTTCAGAATTGAAAATTGGTAGTGCCCTATTTGTATTGAACAAACAGCAAACCGTGCAAAGTAACTGTGTTTACCTTTCAATGAATGGAAAGCATATAGCAACTTTTCATTACAGTGATCCTATTCGTAAAGAGAGTGTAAACTTCATTAAGAAATTTGCACAAGCAGGAATCAAGACCACGTTGTTGACTGGCGATTCGTATGCCAATGCTAAGTTAGTCGCCGATGAAATTGGTATTAATGAAGTGATTAGTGATGCGAAACCAGAAGATAAGCTTAGTTTTTTAAATCACCTCAATGATGGGCAAATCACCATGATGGTTGGTGATGGTATCAACGATGCACCAACACTTGCTGGTGCTCACCTGTCTGTCGCGATGGGTGGCGGTACAGATGTAGCTAAAGCTTCTGCTGATATGGTTCTTCTTGGAGATCGTCTTGACCGATTACTTGAGGCTCGAACTCTGGCACTTAAAACACGTAAGATAATTCGCGAAAACTTAGCTTGGTCTTTAGGTTACAACCTGCTAATTTTGCCTCTCGCGGTTTCAGGACTTGTTGCGCCATATATTGCCGTTGTTGGTATGTCGGCAAGTTCTATTATCGTAGTCTCCAACTCACTTCGATTACTTAAAGACCAAGGTAAATAA
- a CDS encoding FixH family protein: MVKPWYKQFWPWFLISMPLVVVVWTVITVIVFSQNSVSLVTEDYYKKGKGINIDLSKINVAKELELSASVFSDENDVVISFNKGQLDHYPALTAMFVHRTLPDRDFTQLLTSDANGDYRLTLDKAMQGPWFIELTPHNAEWLVQGRVTFPSESPTELMN; this comes from the coding sequence ATGGTAAAGCCTTGGTATAAACAATTCTGGCCGTGGTTCTTGATTTCGATGCCACTTGTCGTTGTGGTATGGACCGTTATTACTGTCATCGTGTTTTCGCAAAACTCTGTTTCTTTAGTGACTGAGGATTACTATAAAAAGGGAAAAGGCATCAACATTGATTTATCAAAAATCAATGTCGCGAAAGAACTAGAGCTGAGTGCTTCTGTTTTTTCAGACGAAAATGATGTTGTTATCTCATTTAACAAGGGACAGTTAGATCACTACCCTGCGCTTACAGCAATGTTTGTTCACCGAACTTTACCTGACCGAGATTTCACTCAGTTGCTTACATCGGATGCAAATGGTGATTACCGTCTAACGCTTGATAAAGCGATGCAAGGACCTTGGTTTATCGAGCTTACTCCGCATAATGCAGAGTGGCTTGTTCAAGGTCGTGTTACTTTTCCTAGTGAGTCCCCTACAGAACTAATGAACTAA